GCCCCGACGACGTCGCGGAGCGGGGTGCCCGCGGCGACGCTCTGCTCGAGCAGATCGGCGAGGTCGGTGACCATCGCGATGAGGCTGCTGCCGTCATTGCTCGGTCCGAGGTGGAGGAGGTAGCGCTCGAGCGCGAGGGCCGCCTCCCGGTAGCCGTCGGGCAGCTGCCGCACGCGCTCCCTGTACTCCCTGTACCGCTTCTTGTCGCCGAGGTCCCCGACGATCTTCTCGATCCACATGGTCACCGTCCTCCTTCTCGGAGCTGTTCGAGCCGTTCGGAGAGGAAGCTCCATGTCCTCCAGAACTCGTTGAGGTATTCCTGCCCCCGCGCGTTGAGGGTGTAGACCTTGCGCGGGGGGCCCTTCTCGGACGGGACCTTCTCGACATCGACGAGGCCGCGCTGCTCCGCGCGGATCAGGAGCGCGTAGATGGTGCCCTCCGCGATGTCCGTGAAGCCCTGGTCCCTCAGCCAGGCCGTGATCTCGTACCCGTAGGCCGCCCGTCCGGACAGGAGGGCGAGGACGATCCCCTCGAGGGTGCCCTTCAGCATCTCCGTCGCCTGCTTGCCCATGGCTCCTTCCCGTCTACTCTGTGTCGCTTGGTACCGGTACAAAGTAACACTGAGTAGCGGTAGCTAGCAAGAGGGAGTACCGATCTGCCGGGCGTCACTCGTCCGGCGCACGGGCGCCGGACGATCCTCGGGACGGGGAGTAACGTGTGCCGCATGCCCATCAGACTCGAGAACGTCGGAATCGCTGTCAGCGACCTCGAGGCGACCATCGCCTTCTTCACCGACCTCGGGCTCACCGTCCTCGGCCGCGACACGGTCAGCGGGGAGTGGACGGACACCGCCGTCGGCCTCGACGGGAACCACGCCAGGATCGCCATGCTGCAGACGCCGGACGGCAACGGTCGCCTCGAGCTCTTCGAGTACATCCATCCCGACGCGATCGAGACGGAACCCACCCTGCCCAACGAGATCGGCATGCACCGGGTCGCCTTCTCCGTGGACGACATCGACGAGGCACTGGAGATCGCCGCGCGGCACGGCTGCTATCCCCTGCGCGGCGTGGCGAGATACGGGGACGCCTACAGGCTCACCTACCTCCGCGGCCCCAGTGGTATCATCGTGATGCTCGCCGAGGAGCTCACCGGGAGCTGACGCCGACCGGGCTCCCGGACCGACCCGCGCCCCGGATCGCGTTCCGGCGTGGCGGGCGGGCTAGGATCCGAGCATGACGCGACGTCCTCTCCAGCCACCCGCCCGGCAGCGCCCGGCGGCCCTGGCGGCCGGCCTCCTCGCCATCGTCGGCGCGTTCCAGGCCGCACTCGCCCTCGGAGCACCCTGGGGAGAAGCCGCGTACGGCGGCGCGCACCGCGGTGTGCTGCCGCCGCGGTACCGTGCAGCGAGCGCTGTGGCCTCCGCGGTCTACGGCGCGCTCACCCTGATCACCCTGGGCAGGGGGCCGGGCGCGACGGCGCGACGCAGGATCCTCTCGGGGGGCTCGGCACTCATGCTGCTCGGCACCGTCATGAACCTCGCGTCGCGGTCCCGGCTCGAACGGACGATCTGGACGCCCGTGGCGGGCACGCTCGCCCTCACCCTGCTGCGCCTGGCGCGCGGCGTGCCGACGGGCGGCCGGCGCGGCTGAAGAAGCCGGCGGGCGGCGGCGTCCGGGCCTACAGCTGGTCCTCGAGGTGGAAGACCTCGTCGAGCCGGAGGAAGCCCTCGTCCGGCCGGCCTTCGAGCGCCACGAAGAACGGCGCCATCTCCGCCTGCCACCGCGCGTTGACGTCCGTATCGGCCATCGCGGCCTGGGACGCGGCGAAGTCCTCGCACTCCACGTACCCGATGAGCAGGCCGTCCGGTCGCAGGAACAGGGAGTAGTTGTTCCACCCGGTCTCCTTGAGCGCCCGCGCCATGTCGGGCCAGATGGCCGCATGGCGGTCGCGGTACTCAGGGATCAGTTCGGGCCGGACCTGCAGCTGGAAGCACACGCGTTCCATGGATCTCCGTTCGATGTCGGTAGGGACGCCGGCGGGCATGCCGGCAGGGAGGACTAGAGGGTCACGTGGCGGTGCTCGACGCCGAGCAGGGACCGCCGCAGCCTTCACATCGGCGGCGCGATGGCCCACGCAGAGCGCCCAGTGGTGGCCGATGCCCGTCCGGCTCCACTCGTCCACCCAGACGCCGGGGTCTCCCCCGAAGTCCACGCGTGACGTCGTGTTGCCGATCGCGAGCAGCGGCCCGGGCACGACGGTGCCCTCGGACGTGATGAAGACGTAGGAGCCGTCCGGGTCCTGGCCGATCCCGAAGGTGGTGACGGGCCCGTGGCGTACGTCGAACTCCACCGAGACGCCCCATCCGCGCTTGCCGTGGTAGACGCCGAGCCCGCGCAGCAGCGGGTCCGCGGCGCTCACGGCGAGGTGCGCCGGGCCGTCGTGGCCCATCTCCACCACGTTGTCGAGGAAGTTGAGCGCCTGGATCTCGGTGAAGGACCCGCCGGCGCCCATGGCCTGCGCGGCGAGCATCGCGATGGATGTGCGCAGTTCGTACTCGCCCGCCATGGGGACACCACGCGCGGTGAGGATCGAGGCGCCGAGGATCATGCCCGCGCCGAGGCGTTCGTGCTGCTCCCCCGCGAGCCCGCGGTGGTAGTAGGCGAGGGAGTCGAGGTCGAACTCGGTGACGAGCCGGTCGAGCCCCACGGAGACCTTCGCGCCCCAGGCGAAGTCGTCCTCGTTCACCGAGCGGTCCACGGTGAACAGGGTGCGGGCCAGTGCCACGCGGTCCCGGACCTGTTCGTCCGTCACCTCGCCGACGAACTCGCGCAGGTCGTCGAACTCGACCACCTCCACGTGCGAGCCGAACGTCGTGGAGACGGTGGTGAGGTCGGTCGAGACGTCGAGCATCCCCGGGTAGACATGCCCCATCAGCCCGTGCCGGGCGTGCCGCAGCCGGCCGCGCACGCCGGCCGCGTGGACCCACTGGTTGATGCGCCCCCAGGCGGATTCCTGCTCGAGGTGACCGGAGACCGAGCGGAACGGGACACCCGCGCGCCTGAACACGTTCGCGACCTCGGGCACGGGGCACTGGCCGCAGTACGCGAGCCACTTCCCGGTGTCGAAGTTCGCGTGGTCCATCGCCTCGGTGGGCTGGAGGTCGATGACGAGGACCGGGGTCTGCGAGCGTTGCGCGATCGGCAGGACCATCGAGGACGTCAGGTACGTGGTGAGGAAGATGACGATCAGGTCGCAGTCAGCACGCCGGAGCTCTTCGGCGGCCAGCGCCGCCTCCCGGGCGTCGGACACGAACCCGACGTCGGTCACGTCGGCGTCCAGCGCCTCGAACCGGGCCGTGACGTACCGCGCCGATTCCTGCAGCTGCGGCAGGAGATCGGGGAACTGCGGCCAGTACGCCCCGAGCCCTCCCGAGACGAGTCCGAGGCGTGTACGGCGACGGCGGATCGGTTCGAGCAGGCCGGACAGCGTGAGCGGTGCGACGGACGATGCCGGGGAGTCGGTGGTCATGGTGCTCCTGGGACGGTCGGCAGGCGGCGGGGGACGGACGGGACGAGCGGACAGGCGAAGGCGGGGCGCCCCTCAGGAGCGCCCCGCCCCGGACGACTAGAAGTCGTAGTCGTCGATGTTCTCCGTGGTGAACACGGTGGGCGGACCGACCAGCACGATCCCGCCCTCGGCGATCTCGCGCTCGCCGAGCTCGCCGGCCTCGAAGGTGTCGCCGACCTCGCCCGTGATCGAGCCGTCAGCCAGTGCCTTGCCCGCGAAGGCCGCCACGTAGCCGAGCTGTGCGGGGTCCCAGAGAGCGAACTCCTTGACGGTGCCGTCCTTCACGAACGGCCGCATCTCGTTGGGCAGCCCGAGCCCGGTCAGCGCCACCTTGCCCTTGTACTCGGACGTGGAGAGGTAGCGGGCCGTCGCGGCGATGCCGACCGTGGTGGGCGAGATGATGCCCTTCAGGTTCGGGTAGGCCTGCAGCAGGCCCTGGGCCTCCTGGAAGGACTTGGTGTCGTCGTCGTCGCCGTAGACCTTCGCCACGAGCTTGATCTTCGCGTACTCGGGGTTGGCGGCGAGCTCCTCCTCCATGAACTTGATCCACTCGTTCTGGTTGGTGGCGTTGGCGGTGGCGGAGAGGATCGCCACCTCACCCTCGCCGCCGATCTGCTTCGAGATGAGCTCGAGCTGGATCAGGGCGACGTCCTTGGCGTTGACCTGGCTGACGAAGAGGTCGCGGTAGTCCGGGTTGGTGTCGGAGTCGAACGCGACGATCTTGGCACCCGCGGTGCGGGCCTCCTCGAGCGCGGGGCCGACGGCGTCGGGGTCGTTGGCGGCGATCACGATCACGTTGGTGCCGCGCTGCGTCTCCGCGTTGATGAAGGACACCTGGCTGGACGCACTGGCGTCGAGCGGGCCGACCACCTCGGAGGAGGCGAAACCGGCTTCCGAGGCGCCGTCCTCGCCGCCACCCAGCACCACGTCGGTGTAGGGGTTGTTGAGCTGCTTGGGGATGAACGTGATCGTCTGCTCCCCGTCGGACCCGCTGCCGCCTTCGGCGCCGCCACCCTCGGTGGCCGCACCGCCACCGCAGGCACTGAGGACCAGCGCGGCGCTCGTCGCGAGAGCCGCGAACGCCGCCCGGCGCCGGGTGGATCCGGAATGAATAAACCTCATTGTTTTTCCTTTCGAAGGGCGCTGGGGACCAGACGCCGGGTTCAACCTCAGGGGGACGGCCTAAGGAAGTGGTGCTGCGCGGACCTGCCTGGCATGGCGGGCCCGCTGGACGGCGGCACCGATGTTCGGTGCCACGACGGAGAGGATGAGCAGGGAGCCCGTCACGATGATGAGGACCACCTCGGAGACGCGGTCCAGCTTCAGGGCGTAGTTGATGGTGCCGATCAGCAGCACGCCCGCGAGGACGCCGGGGATGGATCCCTTGCCGCCGAAGATCGAGACGCCCCCCAGCAGCACGGCGGCGATGACCGCGAGTTCGAGTCCGCTCGCGTTGTCGCTCCGTGCGCTCGAATACCGGAGCGTCCAGTAGATGCCGGCGAACGCCGACACGGTCCCGGTGGCCAGGTAGAGCAGGAACTTCGAGCGGGCGACGTCGATCCCCACGAAGGTCGCGGCCTCCTTGCTGTAGCCGAGGGCGAAGAGCCCGCGGCCGAACGGCGTGAAGTGCAGCACGACGGCGAACGCGATGATGAGCACCACGACGCCGACCATCACGGTGGGGATGCCCGTGCCGCCGATCTTCGAGGTGAAGAAGGACGTGAGCCCTGGCGGGAAGTTCGCCACCGCGTTGTCGCCGATCACCACGAGGGCGAGGCCGCGGAACAGGGCGAGCGTGCCGATGGTGACGGCGAGGGACGGCAGCCCGAGGTAGGCGATGAGCACCCCGTTGAAGGCGCCGGCCACGAGGCCCGCGAGGACGCAGATCACCAGGACGAGTGCGATCGGCATGCCACCCTGCCAGAGCACTCCCATGAGCGCGCTGGTGAGCCCGGCGATGCTGGCGACCGAGAGGTCGATCTCCCCGGAGATGATCACGAGTGTCATCGGCAGGGCGATGAGCAGCGTGGGGATCACGTCCAGGAGCAGGAAGCCGACCGTGACCGGTGACGCGAAGCGCGGGATCACGAGGCTCGCGTAGAGCACGACGACGACGAGCACGTAGATCATGATGGCGTCGCGTCCGAGCAGGATCCGCGCGGCGCCGGTGCGGCCCTTGGGGACGGCGAGCACCTTGGTGGTGTCGGCCTTCCCTGCCGCGGGGCGGCGTGCGGTCTTCTCCTCGGAGGTCCTGGTTCCTGGGGCGGCCATGCGCGTGCCTTTCGTTGGAGCGCCGGTCTCCGGCTGGTCCCGTTCGGGCTGGACGGAGGAGCCGGAGCCTGTCGCGGGTCCGGGCTGGGCGTCGAGGCGGTCAGACATTGCGGGCCTCCGCCATGCGGAGCTTGCGGGCCGACCGCACGCTGGCGATGCGGTCGATGACGACGGCGGCGAGGATCAGGATGCCCACGATGGCCTGCTGCCAGAACTTGTCCACGCGCAGCGCCGTCAGGGCGCTGGTGATGGTGGTCAGGAGGAGGGCTCCGATCGCGGCCCCGACCACGGTGCCGCTGCCGCCGAAGATCGCGACACCGCCCACCACCGCCGCGGCGACGACGTCGAGTTCGAGGCCGGAGCCCGTCGTCGCGCCCACCGAGTTGAAGCGGCTGGCGTACAGCACGCCGGCGAGACCGGCGAGCAGGCCGTTGACCACGAAGGCGAGCAGGACCCGGCGCGTGACCGGGATGCCGAAGAGGCCCGCGGCATCGGGATCGGAGCCGATGGCGTAGAGGTCGCGGCCCGGCCGCGTGCCCATCATGTACACCGCAACGATCGCGACGACGACGACGGCGATCAGGGTGATCACGGGGAACCCGAGGACCGTGTCCACGGAGAGGTTGCCGAACGCCTCGGGCCGGTCCCCGGCGAAGTACTGGGTGCCGCCCGCCCAGGCGTTGTTGATGCCGCGGAAGATGTACAGCGTGCCGAGCGTGATGACGAGGGCCGGGACCTTCGCGATGGTGATCAGCAGACCGTTCAGGGCACCGAGGACCGCGCCGAAGAGCATCCCGACGACGAACACCGCGATGATCGGGAGGTTCGGGGCCGCCACGAAGATGCTGCCGGTGCCGAAGGCCACGAGGCCGAGGATGGAGCCGACGGACAGGTCGATGTTCCGGGTGATGATCACGAGGGTCTGGCCGACGGCGAGGATCATCAGGATGGTCGCGTTCAGCAGCAGGTCCTTGATGCCCTGCTCGCTGAGGAACAGCGGGTTGAGCGCCGCGGTCACGGCGACGAGCACCACGAGGGCGAGGATCACCGGGAGTTCGCGGAGCTTGAGGAAGGAGGCGAGCGCCGAGGGGCGGTGGTGCCCGGGAGTGGGGTGCGCGGGGGCCGCGCTCTTGCTGTCGAGGCTCATCGCGAGGACTCCAGGGATGCGGTGGCGGCGTGCATGACGGTCTCTGCTGTGGCCTCGGCGCGGTCGAGGCGGCCGGTGATCCGGCCCTCCCGCATGACGAGCACGCGGTCCGCCATGCCGAGGACCTCGGGGAGTTCGGAGGAGATCATGAGGATCGCGATCCCCCGTCCGGCGAGTTCGGACAGGAGGCGGTGCACCTCGGCCTTGGTCCCGACGTCGATGCCACGGGTGGGCTCGTCGACGATGAGCAGCCTGGGGTCCGCGGCGAGCCACTTGGCGAGGACCACCTTCTGCTGGTTGCCGCCGGACAGGGTGGAGACGGCGTGTTCGGGCGAGCCGGCCTTGACCTGCAGGCGCTTCCCCCAGCTCTCGGCGGCCTCGCGTTCGGCGCGGCCGCTGATGATGCCGAAGCGGGCGAGCGAGTGCCGGAGCGTGAGGGTCGCGTTGCGCTCGACCGAGAGGTCCATGACGAGCCCCTGCTTGCGCCGGTCCTCGGGCACGAAGCCGATGCCTGCGTCGATCGCGGCGCGGGGGTCCTTGGCACGCAGCGGCCGTCCGGCCATCTCGACGGTGCCCGACTCGTAGCGGTCGATGCCGAAGACCGCCCGGGCCACCTCGGTGCGCCCGGCGCCGACCAGCCCCGAGAGGGCCACGATCTCGCCGGCCCGCACCTCGAAGTCGATGTCGTGGAAGACCCCGGGACGGGTCAGCCCGCTGACCCGCAGGACGACGTCGCCCGCTTCCGTCTCGGTCTTGGGGAACAGGGCGTCGATGTCGCGGCCCACCATCTCGCGGACGATCGCCTCGACGGATGTCGCGCCCGTCTCGTGGGTGGCGATGTAGGTGCCGTCGCGCATGACGGTGATGCGGTCGCAGAGGCCGAAGACCTCGTCGAAGCGGTGGGAGATGAAGAGGATGCCGCTGCCGGCGTCCCGCAGGCGGCGGGCGACGGTGAACAGCCGCTCCACCTCGACGCCGCTGAGCGCCGCCGTGGGCTCGTCCATGACCAGCACGCGGGCGTCGAGGGAGATGGCCTTGGCGATCTCGATGATCTGCTGGTCGGCGATGGAGAGTCCCTCCGCCACGCGGTCCGGATCGATCGGGACGCCGAGCTGGTCGAACAGCTCCTTGGCGCGCCGGCGCATCTCGATGCGGCTGATCAGGCCGAACCGGCCCTTCGGCTGGCGTCCGATGAAGATGTTCTCGGCCACCGTGAGGTCGGGGAACAGCGTGGGCTCCTGGTAGATGACCGAGATGCCCGCGGCCTTGCTGTCGGCCACGTTGCGGAAGCTGACGGCCTGTCCCGCGACGACGAACTCGCCGGCGTCGGGCTGGTGCACCCCTGCGAGGATCTTCACGAGCGTGGACTTGCCCGCGCCGTTCTCTCCCACCAGCGCGTGGATCTCACCGGCCGCGAGGTCGATGGTGCCGTCCGCGAGGGCGACGACCGGGCCGAACGTCTTCAGCGCCCCCCGGAGGGTCAGCACGGAGGTCCGCTCCGGGTCCGTCTGGTCGGTGGCCTCACTGCCACCTGCAAAGTGCGTCACTGCGGCTCCTCAGGATGAAATGAATCGTTTCAGAGCAACGGTTCATCTCGAATAGTAGGCGTGACCCACATCACCGTCAACAGCCCGAGACGGACCTGTTACCTCGGGTCCTCGAGCGTCGGGAGCGGTCAGCCGACCGCGCGGACCGGGACCTGCGTGCTGCCGCGCTCCACGAGTTCCGGGTCGAAGATGACCTGCCGGCGTCGTGATGCGGGCCCTTCGATCTCCTCGAGGAGGAGCTCCACGGCGGTGCGCCCCATGAGCGTGGTCGGTTTCCGGACACTCGACAGCGGCACCACCGCGGAGGCCGAGAAGTCGATGTCGTCGTAGCCGATGAGGGCGATGTCCTCCGGGATCCGCAGGCCGCGGATCAGCAGCACGGCCTGCATGACGCCGATCGCGAGCAGGTCGTTGGCGCAGAAGATGCCGTCGGGCAGTTCCTCCCTGCGGCGCTGCGCGATCTCGTCGCCGACGTCTCTGCCGGCGAGGACCGTCATCGCCTCGGCCTCGACGACCTCGAGGACCGCGCCGTCGTGCTCCTCGACCGCCTGGCGTGCTCCCGCGAGCCGGTCGGCCACCTGGCGGTAGTCGGCGCGGGTCCCGACGAACACGATGCGCCGGCGCCCGGCATCGAGGAGATGGCGTACCGCCATGTAGCCTCCGGCGACGTCGTCCACCGACACCGAGCTGCAGCGCCGCTGCGCATCGGTCCGGTCCACCAGCA
This genomic interval from Arthrobacter agilis contains the following:
- a CDS encoding DUF1048 domain-containing protein, which produces MWIEKIVGDLGDKKRYREYRERVRQLPDGYREAALALERYLLHLGPSNDGSSLIAMVTDLADLLEQSVAAGTPLRDVVGADPVEFAEEFMQNYGGGSWIRKERDRLATAIDRAEAEERR
- a CDS encoding PadR family transcriptional regulator; translated protein: MGKQATEMLKGTLEGIVLALLSGRAAYGYEITAWLRDQGFTDIAEGTIYALLIRAEQRGLVDVEKVPSEKGPPRKVYTLNARGQEYLNEFWRTWSFLSERLEQLREGGR
- a CDS encoding VOC family protein; translated protein: MPIRLENVGIAVSDLEATIAFFTDLGLTVLGRDTVSGEWTDTAVGLDGNHARIAMLQTPDGNGRLELFEYIHPDAIETEPTLPNEIGMHRVAFSVDDIDEALEIAARHGCYPLRGVARYGDAYRLTYLRGPSGIIVMLAEELTGS
- a CDS encoding L-rhamnose mutarotase; protein product: MERVCFQLQVRPELIPEYRDRHAAIWPDMARALKETGWNNYSLFLRPDGLLIGYVECEDFAASQAAMADTDVNARWQAEMAPFFVALEGRPDEGFLRLDEVFHLEDQL
- the rhaS gene encoding rhamnose ABC transporter substrate-binding protein — its product is MRFIHSGSTRRRAAFAALATSAALVLSACGGGAATEGGGAEGGSGSDGEQTITFIPKQLNNPYTDVVLGGGEDGASEAGFASSEVVGPLDASASSQVSFINAETQRGTNVIVIAANDPDAVGPALEEARTAGAKIVAFDSDTNPDYRDLFVSQVNAKDVALIQLELISKQIGGEGEVAILSATANATNQNEWIKFMEEELAANPEYAKIKLVAKVYGDDDDTKSFQEAQGLLQAYPNLKGIISPTTVGIAATARYLSTSEYKGKVALTGLGLPNEMRPFVKDGTVKEFALWDPAQLGYVAAFAGKALADGSITGEVGDTFEAGELGEREIAEGGIVLVGPPTVFTTENIDDYDF
- a CDS encoding ABC transporter permease → MSDRLDAQPGPATGSGSSVQPERDQPETGAPTKGTRMAAPGTRTSEEKTARRPAAGKADTTKVLAVPKGRTGAARILLGRDAIMIYVLVVVVLYASLVIPRFASPVTVGFLLLDVIPTLLIALPMTLVIISGEIDLSVASIAGLTSALMGVLWQGGMPIALVLVICVLAGLVAGAFNGVLIAYLGLPSLAVTIGTLALFRGLALVVIGDNAVANFPPGLTSFFTSKIGGTGIPTVMVGVVVLIIAFAVVLHFTPFGRGLFALGYSKEAATFVGIDVARSKFLLYLATGTVSAFAGIYWTLRYSSARSDNASGLELAVIAAVLLGGVSIFGGKGSIPGVLAGVLLIGTINYALKLDRVSEVVLIIVTGSLLILSVVAPNIGAAVQRARHARQVRAAPLP
- a CDS encoding ABC transporter permease, with translation MSLDSKSAAPAHPTPGHHRPSALASFLKLRELPVILALVVLVAVTAALNPLFLSEQGIKDLLLNATILMILAVGQTLVIITRNIDLSVGSILGLVAFGTGSIFVAAPNLPIIAVFVVGMLFGAVLGALNGLLITIAKVPALVITLGTLYIFRGINNAWAGGTQYFAGDRPEAFGNLSVDTVLGFPVITLIAVVVVAIVAVYMMGTRPGRDLYAIGSDPDAAGLFGIPVTRRVLLAFVVNGLLAGLAGVLYASRFNSVGATTGSGLELDVVAAAVVGGVAIFGGSGTVVGAAIGALLLTTITSALTALRVDKFWQQAIVGILILAAVVIDRIASVRSARKLRMAEARNV
- a CDS encoding sugar ABC transporter ATP-binding protein, which translates into the protein MTHFAGGSEATDQTDPERTSVLTLRGALKTFGPVVALADGTIDLAAGEIHALVGENGAGKSTLVKILAGVHQPDAGEFVVAGQAVSFRNVADSKAAGISVIYQEPTLFPDLTVAENIFIGRQPKGRFGLISRIEMRRRAKELFDQLGVPIDPDRVAEGLSIADQQIIEIAKAISLDARVLVMDEPTAALSGVEVERLFTVARRLRDAGSGILFISHRFDEVFGLCDRITVMRDGTYIATHETGATSVEAIVREMVGRDIDALFPKTETEAGDVVLRVSGLTRPGVFHDIDFEVRAGEIVALSGLVGAGRTEVARAVFGIDRYESGTVEMAGRPLRAKDPRAAIDAGIGFVPEDRRKQGLVMDLSVERNATLTLRHSLARFGIISGRAEREAAESWGKRLQVKAGSPEHAVSTLSGGNQQKVVLAKWLAADPRLLIVDEPTRGIDVGTKAEVHRLLSELAGRGIAILMISSELPEVLGMADRVLVMREGRITGRLDRAEATAETVMHAATASLESSR
- a CDS encoding LacI family DNA-binding transcriptional regulator, with translation MESRTVSIKDVADRAGVAVGTVSNVLNHPARVSAATRERVQEAIDDLGFVRNDAARQLRAGQSRTIGLIVLDVGNPFFSSLARAAEDCAAENGSTVVLGDSGQDADREARYIDVFEQQRVQGMLISPVGDVGSRVEALRTRGMPVVLVDRTDAQRRCSSVSVDDVAGGYMAVRHLLDAGRRRIVFVGTRADYRQVADRLAGARQAVEEHDGAVLEVVEAEAMTVLAGRDVGDEIAQRRREELPDGIFCANDLLAIGVMQAVLLIRGLRIPEDIALIGYDDIDFSASAVVPLSSVRKPTTLMGRTAVELLLEEIEGPASRRRQVIFDPELVERGSTQVPVRAVG